The Oxyura jamaicensis isolate SHBP4307 breed ruddy duck unplaced genomic scaffold, BPBGC_Ojam_1.0 oxyUn_random_OJ72877, whole genome shotgun sequence region TCCGAGGAGGCGAGCGTCCTCCGGGGGACCTTCGGCCGCGGTGCTGTGGGGCCGCAGCCCctgggggggggtctggggggggcgCTTACCGGCCCGTCGCCGTTTGAGGGTGACGTAGGGCAGCAGGTCGTGGCGCGTGATGATgcgcagcagctgcagcacctggcGGAAGTTGGTCTCGTCGCAGCGGCCCTGCCGCTCCAGCGCCAGCAAGAAGTCCCGGCCGCTGCGGATCATCCCCCGCTCGTAGTCGTCGATGACGTCCAcgaagaggaaggagagcacGCGCACGTCGCGGTGGGTCAGGTGGGTGCCCACGATGTCGAACATGCGGTGCAGGCTGTAGAGGCCGTGCTCCCGGTCGCCCCGCTCCTCCGGCCAGGCCTGCGCGCGGCTGCGCTTGAAGGCCGCCATCCTCGCCCGCCGGCGGCACGCCGGGCCCAGCGCTCGGCCCTGGAAGACAAAGGGGAGCCGGGGGGAGGGGAATGGGGGTGACGGGTTTGAattcagctccctgctgctccccaccctTGGCTCCTCCGCCCTGCCTCTGTGGGGAACCCCGGTGGGGTcaccccacgcccccccccaCGGTTCTCCCCGACGGGCACCGGCCCCGAGGAGCCGCTGGGCGCGGCCGCTGGCACCACACCGGGGCATGGAGCGGGGACCAGCCGCCGGCACG contains the following coding sequences:
- the LOC118160001 gene encoding death effector domain-containing protein-like, whose amino-acid sequence is MAAFKRSRAQAWPEERGDREHGLYSLHRMFDIVGTHLTHRDVRVLSFLFVDVIDDYERGMIRSGRDFLLALERQGRCDETNFRQVLQLLRIITRHDLLPYVTLKRRRAVCPDLVDKYLEETSIRYVTPRAHGDAEHGLGHPHKSGERRTRGGDLGPPR